The following proteins are encoded in a genomic region of Dokdonia donghaensis DSW-1:
- a CDS encoding DUF4295 domain-containing protein — MAKKSVASLQTGSKRLTKAIKMVKSPKTGAYTFVESVMSPDQVNDFLAKK; from the coding sequence ATGGCAAAGAAATCAGTTGCATCGTTACAGACAGGATCAAAGCGTTTAACTAAAGCGATCAAAATGGTAAAATCTCCAAAAACTGGAGCTTATACTTTTGTTGAGTCAGTAATGTCTCCAGATCAAGTAAACGATTTCTTAGCTAAGAAATAA
- a CDS encoding DUF192 domain-containing protein, which produces MKLIKPFTLSLAALLTLSSCNNTSGSDKVITMETPAFNKEGELSLYKASGKLIRTIDVEVADTAFEQETDLKNRDLLKAHQGMLFLYPEEDLRGYFMKDIRYPLDIIFINRDNRIVSFAENTTPLDDSTFLPSQVPAQLVLKINGGLSEEWVIEVGDYVEWKFTN; this is translated from the coding sequence ATGAAACTAATTAAACCCTTTACGCTATCACTCGCTGCCTTATTAACATTAAGTAGTTGTAATAATACTAGTGGCTCTGATAAAGTAATAACTATGGAGACTCCCGCATTTAATAAAGAGGGAGAATTATCACTATATAAAGCTTCTGGCAAACTTATAAGAACAATAGATGTAGAAGTAGCAGATACTGCCTTTGAGCAAGAAACAGATCTCAAAAATAGAGACCTCTTAAAAGCCCATCAAGGTATGTTATTCTTGTACCCAGAAGAGGATTTACGTGGGTACTTTATGAAAGACATACGCTACCCACTAGATATTATATTTATAAATAGAGATAATAGAATCGTGAGCTTTGCAGAGAATACAACTCCTCTAGATGATAGTACATTTTTACCTTCTCAAGTACCAGCACAACTCGTATTAAAAATAAATGGAGGTCTATCTGAAGAATGGGTTATAGAAGTAGGCGACTATGTAGAATGGAAATTTACTAACTAA
- the cysS gene encoding cysteine--tRNA ligase, translated as MPLYQDQELTVYNSLSGKKEIFTPLLEGYVGMYVCGPTVYSNVHLGNVRTFMSFDMIFRYLKHLGYKVRYVRNITDAGHLTDDADQGEDKIAKKARLEQIEPMEVVQKYTLDFHDILNKFNFLPPSIEPTATGHIIEQIEIIKKIIDNGYAYEKNGSVYFDVIKFNEDHEYGKLSGRKLEDMITNTRALSAQDEKNNPQDFALWKKAEPEHIMRWPSPWGDGFPGWHLECTAMSTKYLGEQFDIHGGGMDLKFPHHECEIAQNEAAIGTEPVKYWLHANMLTLNGQKMAKSTGNSINPGEIFTGDSPHLTKGFAPSVARFFILQSSYRSIMDFSNDALLASEKGFNRLMEALKIVKNLDTSKESSFNVNDWKASCYAAMNDDFNTPILIAHLFDAVKQIHLIKDGKATITASDLKLLLETINAFVFDVLGLEDNNAFAKADDSKLSGTVELLIKLRKEARENKDFALSDKIRDELLELGIQLKDGREGTTFTVN; from the coding sequence ATGCCTTTATACCAAGATCAAGAACTCACAGTTTACAACTCGCTTTCTGGAAAGAAAGAAATCTTCACACCTCTACTCGAGGGTTATGTAGGTATGTATGTGTGCGGTCCTACGGTATATAGTAATGTACACTTAGGTAATGTGCGCACCTTTATGAGTTTTGATATGATATTTAGGTATCTCAAACACTTAGGTTATAAAGTGCGCTATGTGCGTAATATTACAGATGCTGGTCACCTCACAGATGATGCAGATCAAGGAGAAGATAAGATTGCAAAAAAAGCTAGACTAGAGCAAATTGAGCCTATGGAAGTTGTACAGAAGTACACGCTAGACTTTCACGATATTCTCAATAAATTTAACTTCTTACCTCCTAGTATAGAACCTACAGCTACAGGTCACATCATAGAGCAAATAGAAATAATCAAAAAGATTATAGACAACGGGTATGCTTATGAGAAAAATGGCTCAGTATACTTTGATGTAATAAAATTTAATGAAGACCACGAGTATGGTAAACTTTCTGGCCGCAAGCTAGAAGATATGATTACAAACACTCGTGCCCTTAGTGCGCAAGATGAGAAGAACAATCCTCAAGATTTTGCACTTTGGAAAAAAGCCGAACCTGAGCACATAATGCGCTGGCCTAGCCCGTGGGGTGATGGCTTCCCAGGGTGGCACCTAGAGTGTACTGCAATGAGTACAAAATATCTAGGAGAACAGTTTGATATACACGGTGGTGGTATGGATCTTAAGTTCCCTCATCACGAGTGTGAGATCGCTCAAAACGAAGCCGCTATAGGAACAGAACCTGTAAAGTACTGGCTACACGCAAATATGCTCACTCTTAACGGCCAGAAAATGGCAAAGAGTACTGGTAACAGCATCAACCCAGGTGAGATTTTTACAGGAGATAGTCCCCACTTAACAAAAGGATTTGCGCCTAGCGTTGCACGGTTTTTTATCCTCCAGAGTAGCTACCGCAGCATTATGGACTTCTCAAACGACGCCTTACTAGCGAGTGAAAAAGGTTTTAACAGACTAATGGAAGCGCTCAAGATTGTAAAAAATCTAGACACATCTAAAGAAAGTAGCTTTAATGTAAACGACTGGAAGGCGTCTTGCTACGCCGCGATGAATGACGATTTTAACACTCCGATACTCATTGCACATCTTTTTGATGCAGTAAAGCAAATACACCTTATTAAAGACGGAAAAGCAACTATCACTGCAAGTGATCTTAAGTTATTACTTGAGACGATAAATGCTTTCGTTTTTGACGTACTTGGACTTGAAGACAATAACGCTTTCGCGAAAGCGGACGACTCAAAATTAAGTGGTACCGTAGAGTTACTTATAAAACTTCGTAAAGAAGCGCGTGAAAACAAAGATTTTGCACTAAGCGACAAAATACGAGATGAACTTTTAGAGCTAGGAATTCAACTGAAAGATGGTCGTGAGGGAACTACCTTTACTGTAAACTAA
- the lgt gene encoding prolipoprotein diacylglyceryl transferase, which produces MFALKFTWNPVSGLDLGFITIHFYSLMFVVAFSLGFYLMKKMFIREEVAIEKLDSLFIYAVVSTLLGARLGHVFFYQTELLWEDPLSVILPFRFVPEFEFTGFRGLASHGAAIATIFGLYLYNKKILHKSVLWILDRVVITCASGAIFVRIGNFLNSEMVGKITDGPLGIQFVQDEISERRAVGLTNIQNPKKAYQALTEDPQFSEIISSIPYRYPGQLMEAFGYVFVFIILYLLYWKTEARKKPGFLFGLFLLLLMTVRLVVENFKREQVEGREDWIFNLNTGQVLSIPFILIGLYFVITAFTKKPINETN; this is translated from the coding sequence ATGTTTGCACTCAAATTTACTTGGAACCCAGTATCTGGATTAGATTTAGGTTTTATCACCATTCATTTTTACAGTTTGATGTTTGTAGTGGCATTTTCATTAGGTTTTTACTTGATGAAAAAGATGTTCATACGTGAGGAGGTAGCTATAGAAAAATTAGATAGTCTTTTTATCTATGCAGTCGTTTCTACTCTTTTAGGAGCACGACTAGGTCACGTATTTTTTTATCAAACAGAGCTTTTATGGGAAGATCCACTATCTGTAATACTTCCGTTTAGGTTTGTTCCAGAATTTGAGTTTACTGGTTTTAGAGGCCTTGCCAGTCACGGTGCTGCCATCGCGACTATATTTGGTCTTTATTTATACAATAAAAAAATCTTACATAAATCTGTGCTATGGATTTTAGACCGCGTAGTTATTACCTGCGCATCTGGAGCCATTTTTGTACGCATAGGTAACTTTTTAAACTCAGAAATGGTGGGTAAGATTACAGATGGTCCACTAGGCATACAGTTTGTGCAAGACGAGATTTCTGAGCGACGTGCTGTAGGCCTTACAAACATACAAAACCCAAAAAAGGCATATCAAGCCCTTACTGAAGATCCACAATTTTCCGAAATAATAAGTAGTATTCCTTACCGATACCCGGGGCAACTTATGGAAGCATTTGGCTATGTATTTGTATTTATCATATTATACCTTTTATACTGGAAAACTGAGGCGCGTAAAAAACCTGGATTCTTGTTTGGATTATTTTTACTTCTTCTTATGACAGTGCGCCTTGTGGTCGAAAACTTTAAGAGAGAACAAGTAGAAGGTAGAGAGGACTGGATATTTAACCTTAATACAGGACAGGTATTGAGTATTCCCTTTATCCTTATTGGACTCTACTTTGTTATTACCGCATTTACTAAAAAACCTATTAATGAAACTAATTAA
- the yidD gene encoding membrane protein insertion efficiency factor YidD, with product MASAKKIAIAPFLGIIWFYQKFISSWTPSTCRYSPTCSHYTKTALQRHGLLTGGKLAIKRIFSCHPWGGQGYDPVPEKEPLNND from the coding sequence ATGGCTTCTGCAAAGAAAATAGCAATTGCTCCCTTTTTAGGAATCATCTGGTTTTACCAAAAATTCATCTCCTCGTGGACACCTAGCACCTGCCGCTACTCGCCCACTTGCTCCCATTACACCAAGACAGCTTTACAAAGGCACGGACTTTTAACAGGTGGAAAACTGGCGATAAAACGTATTTTCTCTTGCCATCCTTGGGGTGGCCAAGGATATGATCCTGTGCCAGAAAAAGAACCCTTAAATAATGACTAA